One window from the genome of Gadus macrocephalus chromosome 7, ASM3116895v1 encodes:
- the exosc8 gene encoding exosome complex component RRP43, whose translation MAAGFKTAEPLEYHRSFLKENCRPDGRELVEFRTTTLNIGSISTADGSALVKIGNTTVICGIKMVRACQPNPSVEAPNKGYIVPNVDLPPLCSSGFRPGAPGEQAQAASQFMADIIESSEVVKTEDLCIERGKLCWVLYCDLMCLDYDGNLLDTCVIALLAALKNAQLPEVTVNAETSLPEVDLKKRKPLQIHRHPVASSFCVFDNSILIVDPTGEEERLSTAQLTVVTDEDGRLCSVHKPGGTSLSGERLQECISRAQVRHREIRKLIDKVAQSVTSGK comes from the exons ATGGCGGCTGGGTTCAA AACTGCTGAGCCTCTGGAATACCACAGAAGTTTTCTG aaaGAAAACTGCCGGCCTGATGGAAGGGAACTGGTCGAATTCCGAACCACGACACTGAACATTG GATCCATTTCCACAGCAGATGGCTCTGCCCTGGTTAAGATTGGAAACACCACAGTCATCTGTGGAATCAAAATGGTAC GAGCTTGCCAACCCAACCCGTCGGTCGAGGCCCCTAACAAAGGTTACATTG tgccCAACGTGGACCTGCCTCCGCTGTGTTCGTCTGGCTTCAGGCCCGGCGCCCCGGGGGAGCAGGCCCAGGCCGCCAGCCAGTTCATGGCTGACATCATTGAAAG CTCTGAGGTGGTGAAGACCGAGGACCTGTGCATAGAGCGAGGAAAG CTGTGCTGGGTGCTGTACTGTGACCTTATGTGTCTCGACTACGACGGCAACCTGTTGGACACTTGCGTCATCGCCCTACTCGCCGCGCTCAAGAATG CACAACTTCCAGAGGTCACAGTGAATGCAGAGACCAGTCTGCCAGAGGTGGATTTAAAGAAGAGGAAGCCGCTGCAGATTCACCGCCACCCGGTAGCCTCCTCCTTCTGCGTGTTTGACAA CTCCATTCTGATCGTGGACCCCACGGGCGAGGAGGAGAGACTGTCCACAGCTCAACTCACCGTGGTCACGGACGAAGACGGGCGCCTCTGCTCGGTCCACAAACCAG GTGGGACGTCGCTCTCCGGGGAAAGGCTGCAGGAGTGCATCAGCCGAGCGCAGGTGCGCCACAGAGAGATCCGGAAGCTCATCGATAAGGTCGCCCAAAGCGTCACGTCGGGAAAATAA